GCTGGGCGGACGCGGGCCGGGTGGCGACCCACCGCGACGACAGCGGGCGGCGGCTCATCGACGGGCGGGACCTGGCCGCGTTCTCGGTGGAGCTCGCCAAGGCCCAGAGCTCCGACGAGGACACGCCGTACACCTCGGCCCGCAACGCCTTCCCCGGCATCGTCACGGCGATCAAGCTGGGCGACGTGGCCGCCCAGGTCGAGATCCAGGCCGGACCCCACCGCCTGGTCTCCCTCCTGACCCGGGAAGCCGTCGAGGAACTCGGCCTGGAGGTCGGCATGGAGGCCACCGCCCGCGTGAAGTCGACGAACGTCCACATCGACCGCGCATGAACAGCCACCGCAGGCGCCTCCCGTGAAAACGCACATGCCCACCCCCATCCGTATCGAACCCTGCTCATGCGATGCCACAGGGGACT
The nucleotide sequence above comes from Streptomyces sp. NL15-2K. Encoded proteins:
- a CDS encoding helix-turn-helix transcriptional regulator, yielding MQSYTIGQAARLLGVSPDTARRWADAGRVATHRDDSGRRLIDGRDLAAFSVELAKAQSSDEDTPYTSARNAFPGIVTAIKLGDVAAQVEIQAGPHRLVSLLTREAVEELGLEVGMEATARVKSTNVHIDRA